The window ACCTGGAGTTTTTCGTCGAGCGCCTCGTGCAACAGACCGCAGGACCTGTGCTATGACAGCCGGTGGCTACAACCTTTACAAGAAGTCGGCACGTGACGCGCAGTACGAGCTGATCGAGCGTTACGCGCCACTGGTTAAACGCATTGCCTACCACTTGCTGGCGCGTCTGCCGGCCAGTGTCCAGGTCGAAGACCTGATCCAGGCCGGGATGATCGGCCTGCTTGAAGTGTCGACCAAATACGACGCCAGCAAAGGCGCGAGTTTCGAGACGTACGCGGGCATTCGAATCCGCGGCGCGATGCTCGACGAAGTACGCAAGGGGGACTGGGCGCCACGTTCGGTCCACCGCAATACCCGGATGGTCAGCGACGCCATTCGCTCGATTGAAGCTAAAACCGGCCGTGACGCTAAAGATCACGAAGTTGCGGCCGAACTCCAATTGAGTCTCGACGATTATTACGGGATTTTGAACGACACCCTGGGTAGCCGGTTATTCAGTTTCGACGATCTGTTGCAGGACGGCGAACACGAAGGGCTGCACGAGGATGGCGCGAGTGCACATCTGGAGCCGTCACGCGATCTGGAAGATGAACGCTTCCAGGCGGCGCTGGCGGACGCGATTGCCAATTTGCCGGAGCGTGAGCGACTGGTGTTGGCGCTGTACTACGACGAAGAGCTGAACCTCAAGGAAATCGGTGAGGTCCTGGGGGTCAGCGAATCGCGGGTCAGCCAGTTACATAGCCAGTGCGCGGCCCGTTTGCGGGGGCGTTTGGGGGAGTGGCGAGCGCGCTGAAGGCAGTGTGGGGGCACTGCGAACGCGGCTGGTGGGGTGTTGAACCTTGCCGGTCACGATCTGTTGTGCTCCAGACAGTCATCGAGTGCATTGCCGGATTGATTGAAATGGCGTGTCCAGGTGCTGGGCGCGTTTAAGACTGCTTGGAGGTCGAATTGGACAAGAACATGAAAATCCTCATCGTTGATGACTTCTCAACGATGCGGCGGATCATAAAAAACCTGTTGCGTGACCTTGGGTTCACCAACACGGTCGAGGCTGACGATGGCATCACTGCGATCCCGGTCCTCAACAGCGGCAGCATCGACTTTCTGGTAACGGACTGGAACATGCCTGGCATGACCGGCATCGATCTGCTGCGTCACGTACGCGCGGATGAAAAGCTCAAGCACCTGCCAGTGCTGATGGTCACCGCTGAAGCCAAGCGCGAGCAGATCATCGAAGCGGCCCAGGCCGGTGTTAACGGCTATGTGGTCAAACCCTTCACGGCCCAGGCGTTGAAAGACAAAATCGAAAAGATTTTCGAACGCATCGGTTGATCCACTTCGCCAC of the Pseudomonas frederiksbergensis genome contains:
- the fliA gene encoding RNA polymerase sigma factor FliA encodes the protein MTAGGYNLYKKSARDAQYELIERYAPLVKRIAYHLLARLPASVQVEDLIQAGMIGLLEVSTKYDASKGASFETYAGIRIRGAMLDEVRKGDWAPRSVHRNTRMVSDAIRSIEAKTGRDAKDHEVAAELQLSLDDYYGILNDTLGSRLFSFDDLLQDGEHEGLHEDGASAHLEPSRDLEDERFQAALADAIANLPERERLVLALYYDEELNLKEIGEVLGVSESRVSQLHSQCAARLRGRLGEWRAR
- a CDS encoding chemotaxis response regulator CheY, yielding MKILIVDDFSTMRRIIKNLLRDLGFTNTVEADDGITAIPVLNSGSIDFLVTDWNMPGMTGIDLLRHVRADEKLKHLPVLMVTAEAKREQIIEAAQAGVNGYVVKPFTAQALKDKIEKIFERIG